Proteins encoded by one window of Pseudonocardia alni:
- a CDS encoding GNAT family N-acetyltransferase, with product MTAGVPAVRRVVDPHPGAAAALGDLWIAVTEAGGAVDFVPGADPDEVRALAVETVDAARSGASRMFVLGEDTAPLGTVFLVPGTGIAAHRADVQRLMVRPDLQGRGLGTVLLDAAVAHARETGLAMLTLGARGGTPLPAFYAARGFVEYGRLPGGVLLSPEDARDVHLFFLPLG from the coding sequence GTGACCGCAGGCGTCCCGGCCGTCCGCCGGGTCGTCGACCCCCACCCCGGCGCCGCCGCCGCGCTCGGTGACCTCTGGATCGCCGTGACCGAGGCCGGCGGCGCCGTGGACTTCGTGCCCGGCGCCGACCCGGACGAGGTCCGCGCACTGGCGGTCGAGACCGTCGACGCCGCCCGGTCCGGCGCGTCCCGGATGTTCGTGCTGGGGGAGGACACCGCCCCGCTGGGCACGGTCTTCCTGGTCCCGGGCACCGGCATCGCCGCGCACCGCGCCGACGTGCAGCGTCTCATGGTCCGCCCTGACCTGCAGGGACGTGGTCTCGGCACGGTCCTGCTCGACGCCGCCGTCGCCCACGCCCGGGAGACGGGCCTGGCGATGCTGACCCTCGGCGCCCGCGGCGGCACCCCGCTGCCCGCGTTCTACGCCGCCCGCGGCTTCGTCGAGTACGGCAGGCTGCCCGGCGGGGTGCTGCTCTCCCCGGAGGACGCGCGCGACGTCCACCTGTTCTTCCTGCCGCTCGGCTGA